The Pyrus communis chromosome 5, drPyrComm1.1, whole genome shotgun sequence region AGAGTTCTCCGCTGATAGTAGAGCGTGCAGTAGCACAACAGCCCCGAACTCCAACATACAGGGTAGCAGGATCACCTACATCCCCAGTCAATGGCAAGACAGAtatgaaaaaagagagaaaatgataACACCCACCGTTTAAAGGAGTAAAAGCAGAGTTAACACAGAGAACACAACAAAAAATATCTTGTATACCCTTGATTTATCGGTAAAGTACATCCGAACCAAATAGGAAAAGGACATCATTCGTTATCCAGATTGAAAGAACAATCCCACTAAAATTGACTACTCATAAGAATCTCATTCCACAAAATTTCTTCAGTCCGGGCCTAAACAACTGCAAGCAAAATAAATCCCCAAGATACATACTTTCATCAAATCATCCACTGGCATTAACAAAACCACAACCTATATCTTCCTTCAGCTAAGATTAAAGCAAAAATTGAAATCCTAATCATTTCCAAACATACTTTTGGAATAAGAATAGAAAGGAAACTATAAATTAGAGGACCATACAGAATTGAGTTGGGGATTAGCCTCGTGCACGGAATCAAccttttcctcttcctcttcagaTCACCGAAAAGGTTCTGCATCACTTGGTGCCACTTCCCCTATCCCATCGCTGCTGCTGTGTGTTGTGGTCGGAGCCCTCAAACTACTGAAATTAAATAGTCCATTTGTTTAGATAATAGAAAATATCACCATAGCATCCTGCAAATTTCGAGAAgtgtgttgaaacaaatctgaaaaggaatgaaaaccCTGTTAACCAAACCCATCAACAATAACATAAGCCTCACCAATCGCAGCAAACAAAACCAATCCGACATTGCGAAATCCagtcaacaaaacaaaatatacacTGAAACCCATCAGCCAATATACAGCAAATAGGAGCaacacaatttaaaaaaaaattaaaacaaaaacaaaacaaacccacCCCAAATCCACAATGATCCAAACAgttaaaattagggtttgataATCAATGCACCTATTGCCATTAGACTTTGATCGCCGGGAATTACTGGATACTATTGATGATGCCATTGTGTTCAAGCCAATGGATTTCAACCCTATTCGGCAAAACATCACAAACTCCATCAGAAAAAGATTCTCAAATATAATGGGTGAGGGGATTTTATTTGAATTGCCAGAGGATGCTGTTGAAAAGATCCTGACTGGATTATGGCTAGGCCGGACTGGCTTATAGGAATGGGCGAAAAGGTTCTCACTCCGAGCATCCAGCAGCTCAAATACCCAAATAAATAACCAAACAATCAAAACGcacaataaaaaatcatatcaaAGTCAATGCTTTCACAGAAAAATCTCTAAAACccacaaacccaaaaaaaaaaaaaaaaaaatcatacaaaaatcTCACCGTGCTCAGATATACTAATTAAGATTAAGGGGTTTATATGAGCAAGATCACATACGAACTTGGAAATGCCATACAATCCAAACCCACTTCCAATATCAGCCACAACGAAATGAGGCCGTATCCGCCCAGCCAGAACCTCCTCGATAACCTCCTTCACCGCAACCTATCAATTCCAACACAAAACTTGAGAAAATGTACTAGAAAATTTGAGCTTGTGATTTTCTCAGAAACCGAACAGGGGTCTAGACTCTAAACCAAACCTTAGGCGAGGggtggagagagagagcaaaGGCGAGCTTCGGGCTAGCGAGGATTCGGCTGCAGATTTGGTTCCAAGATTTGCTAACGCACGCCGCTGATGCGAAGGATAAGCCGGGTAGGTGCGAGAGAATGTCGTCGAAAAGGTCGTCGTTTAGCAGACGAGACGAGGAGGGAAAGGGGAAGAAGCGGTGAAGAAGCAGAAGGCAATGAGTAGTCGAAGCTGAGCATCCACCGACGCAGAAAAGCACCGCCGGACAGATATATTCGTTTTTAAAGGaatggcaaacttgtaaataaattgaaatcaaacccCAAAACACTGTCGTTAGGTACAGTGCATTCCATCCCCTTGTCACGAGGAGCGAAACAAGAGATTGAAAACTCAAAGCAGCACAACCAACCTAATTCTTATGACATGATGTTTGTGGtttctaaatatatattatatgagaAAAGTGATTTTCgtcttttattttaatatatttaattaaactgattaaagaataattaaagaacaaaaagaagcaGCGGATGAGTGTCTAGTGCAGTTGGAGAAATTTTTGGAAGTGACGGGAACACCACCTCAACAAAGCCAGGTGGTGTTCCCAACCAATTAAATGTTGACAGCTAGATGTTATCATCTGTTCACTTAAAAAGTACTTGAAAAAGCTGAAAACTCAAAAACCAAAAGATTCCTCATAACTCTGTTAACATCTCCGTTTCTTTGTTTCAAATCAAAAGCTTTTTGCAAACTTCAAGGGAAGTTGCAGACTCAATTCCAAACCCAGACCAAGGTATTACGGATGGAGACTTAAACCCAGACCAAGGTATTACGGATGGAGACTCAAACCCAGACGAAGGTAGCTTTCTGCAGGTAGCCTCAAACCCAGACGAAGGTATTTGATTTTGCCTTTTAATAAGTTGTATGTGTGAGCTCTTAAAACATTTTGCATGATTATAAGACATTGCTTTTTTGCTCTTGgccatgatatttttttttttttaataaaatctgATTATTGTTGATCTCCCAATGAATAATGCAGTCATTGATATTGAAAGCAATGTAGAAAATATTCAATGCAATGCTCGAGAAAAAACTCCACCTATTGTAAGTCTTGAAGAGAGTTATGCTGGAGATTTGTAtggaaaaattgtgaaaaatgaGCAAGAAGCTTATGATCTCTATAATGAGTATGCAGCACGCATTGGCTTTAGCATTcgaaagaaacaaagaagataTGACAAAAATGGAGATCTTTCAACacttaatttttgttgttcaaaagaAGGTTTTCGGCAAGATAGTGACCCTTGTGAAGAGAAAAAGACTAAGAGATTGGACGAGAGAACAGGCTGCCAAGCCAAAATTCGATTTTTACTAGAAGATGGTGAGTGGAAAGTCTCTACCTTTGATCCTGAACACAATCATGAACTTGCAATGCCAGAGGAAAGACAATTTTTAAGATCAAATCGTAAAATTTCAGAAGCTCATATGGGTGTGATTAAAACCATGGCGAATGCAGGTATAAGAGCTACAAATACGTACTCATATTTAGCAGAAGAAGTCGGTGGGTCTCAAAATGTTGGGTTTACGAAAACAGATTGCTACTATTTTGTTAGTAGGGAAAAAAGAATTATGCTTGAAGCAGGGGATGCTCAAAACTTGATCAATCATTTTAAGCGCAAGCAAGCTGAAGATCCAATGTTCTTCTACACGGTGCAAGTTGATCAAGAAAACCGAATGACTAACTTTTTCTGGAGGGATGGAAGGTCCAGAATTGATTATGAGTGCTTCGGGGACGTAGTAGTATTTGATACTACATATCGAACCAATAAGTACAACATGATTTGTGCTCCTTTCGTTGGAGTTAACCATCACTGGAGTAATGTGTTGCTGGGTTGTGCCTTTTTGTTGGATGAGAAGACTGCTACATTTGAATGGTTGTTTGAGGCATTCTTAGAATCAATGGGGAATCAAAAGCCTATAACCATTTTCACTGACCAATGTCAAGCTATGGCAAATGCCATTATGGTGGTGTTTCCTGGGACATGCCATCGTTTATGCACATGGCATATATCAACGAATGCTACAAGAAATATACCAACACTTTATGGAATCCCTGAGTTCAAAAAGCTATTCAACAAGTGTCTTGACGGATGTCAAACAGAGTTAGAATTTCAGCATACTTGGGATGCAATGATTGAGAAATTTAACGTTGCACAAAACAAATGGCTTAAAGGTCTTTATGCCATTCGTGAGAAGTGGTGTCCAGTGTTTAGCCAAGATGCTTTCTCTGTGAGGATAAAATCCACACAAAGAAGTGAGAGCATGAATAATGTTTTCCACCGTATGTCTACTAAAACGATGACTCTTACTGAATTTGTGCTTCATTATGAAAAACAAGCAAATGGCATGCGTTCA contains the following coding sequences:
- the LOC137733499 gene encoding protein FAR1-RELATED SEQUENCE 5-like, whose protein sequence is MNNAVIDIESNVENIQCNAREKTPPIVSLEESYAGDLYGKIVKNEQEAYDLYNEYAARIGFSIRKKQRRYDKNGDLSTLNFCCSKEGFRQDSDPCEEKKTKRLDERTGCQAKIRFLLEDGEWKVSTFDPEHNHELAMPEERQFLRSNRKISEAHMGVIKTMANAGIRATNTYSYLAEEVGGSQNVGFTKTDCYYFVSREKRIMLEAGDAQNLINHFKRKQAEDPMFFYTVQVDQENRMTNFFWRDGRSRIDYECFGDVVVFDTTYRTNKYNMICAPFVGVNHHWSNVLLGCAFLLDEKTATFEWLFEAFLESMGNQKPITIFTDQCQAMANAIMVVFPGTCHRLCTWHISTNATRNIPTLYGIPEFKKLFNKCLDGCQTELEFQHTWDAMIEKFNVAQNKWLKGLYAIREKWCPVFSQDAFSVRIKSTQRSESMNNVFHRMSTKTMTLTEFVLHYEKQANGMRSKELEETFRSKQGLPSTAAKNSGFLKRAASVYTRKIYKFLEYEFVSSLAIKMREVESDGTLQTFELNEEGHRTVYVVKFNSSTFNISCSCKRFESMGLLCRHALQVMNVKEVSQIPNQYILKWWTKDAKKEWNENELGESLHVSDNLSVTLRRNTLMRIAYGILSMGAETESCHRIAMKKLKEMAQLLDKEMKSNGEEIANKESNDVLNDATVRDTDGVNNSADEALVLNPPSVRPKGISNARLKSHMEKRKKKTSNVLGSSKKTKPPSSGGPSHTANANARFPSTNQVTNMYV